The following DNA comes from Ornithinimicrobium avium.
AAGGCCGCTCAGATGCTGGCCGATGCCGGCTACCCCGACGGCTTCGAGCTCACCATGGACGTGCGGGCGCTGCCGAAGTGGCAGTCCCAGGCCGAGGCTGTGCAGGACTCCTTGAAGAAGCTCGGCATCGACGTCAACCTCAACGTCATCGAGGCCTCGACCTACTACTCCACCATCTACAACCCCAGCCAGCAGCACGACATCGCCATCACCGGCTGGTGCTCCTCGTGGCTCTACGGCGAGGTCCTGCTCGCGCCGCTCTTCGATGGCGACCGCATCAGCGACACCGGCAACTACAACCTCTCGATGCTCGACAACCCCGAGATCAACGCGGCCTTCGACCAGATCTCCGAGATGACGGACCTGGACGAGCAGAACGCGGCATACGCCGAGCTCGACAAGCAGATCCTCGAGCTCGCCCCGGTGGTCCCCCTCGTGCGGGACACGCCGCTGCAGATGGTCGGGCCCAACGTCGGCGACGCCTACTCCCACGCCGGGACCACGGGATACGTCGACTACGCGAGCGTGGGCCTCATCGACCCTGACCAGTAGACCGTCGCCATGACCATCGAGAGTCAGATCGGCACCGGGGGCGAGGACCTCGGCGTGGCGCCTGCGCCACGCTGGGGCCTGCCCCGCTACCTGCTCCGGCGCCCGTCGGCGGTGCTGGCGATCGCGGTCCTCGCCGTCGTGGTGCTCCTCGCGGTCCTGGCCCCGCTCCTGGCGCGCTGGAGCGGCAACGACCCCTACGCGTTCAACCAGGACGCCCTGGGCCCGGCCGGCCTTCCGGCCGGGCCGCTGGGAGGCATCAGCGCCGACCACTGGTTGGGCGTCGAGCCGCTCAACGGGCGCGACCTCCTCTCACGCATCCTCTACGGCGGTCGCACCTCGCTGTTCATCGCGACCGCGGCCACGGTCCTGACCATGCTCGTGGGCACCGTCCTGGGACTGGTCGCCGGCTACTTCGGTGGCTGGACCGACCAGGTGATCTCACGCGTCATGGACTTCCTGATGGCCTTCCCGCAGCTCATCTTCATGATCGCCATCCTCTCCGCCGTCCCCGGCGCCAACCGGATCGCGATGCTCATCGCGGTGCTGTCCATCTTCGGCTGGCCCAAGATCGGCCGGGTGGTGCGCAGCCAGGTGCTCTCGCTACGCCAGCGGGAGTTCGTCGAGGCGGCCGTCGCCTCCGGGGCCAGCCGTGGACAGATCGTCTTCCGGGAGATCCTGCCGTCGCTGACCGGCACGATCATCGTCTACACCAGCCTGACGTTCCCCATCTACATCGCGACCGAGGCGGGCCTGAGCTTCCTCGGCGTGGGCGTGAAGCCACCGCAGCCGTCGTGGGGTCAGATGATCTACTCGGCGGTGCCCTGGTACCAGACCGACCCCATGTTCTTCGCGCTGCCAGGCACCTTCCTGACCCTCACGGTGCTGTCGGCCATCGTGCTGGATGACCACCTGCAGAACTTCATGTCCCGCCGGGGAGGTCGCTGATGCTCATCTTCGCCGCGCGCCGCCTGCTCGGTGCGGCTCTGACGCTCCTCGGCGTGCTGCTCTTCACCCACATCATCTTCTTCCAGCTGTCCGCAGACCCGGCCGTCATCATCTGCGGGCAGACCTGCACCCCGGAGCGGATCGAGTCCATCCGTGAGGTGCTCGGGCTCGACCGCGGCTTCTGGGTGCAGTTCGGCACCTTCGTCTCAGGCCTCTTCGTGGGGAGCACCTACGGGGAAGGGGCGACCGCCGTGCACTGCGCGGCACCCTGCCTGGGCTACTCGTTCCAGAGCAACCAGGACGTCACCACGATGATCGTGGAGCGCCTGCCGGTGACCCTCACCCTCGGCATCGGTGCCGGGATCCTGTGGCTCTCCTACGGCGTGCTCTCCGGTCTCATCTCGGCCTACCGCAAGGGCACCTGGGTCGACCACTCCTTCAACGCGGTCGCCCTGGCGGGGATCGCGCTCCCCAACTACTTCGTCGCGCTGATCCTGCAGTACGTCCTCGTCGT
Coding sequences within:
- a CDS encoding ABC transporter permease, whose amino-acid sequence is MTIESQIGTGGEDLGVAPAPRWGLPRYLLRRPSAVLAIAVLAVVVLLAVLAPLLARWSGNDPYAFNQDALGPAGLPAGPLGGISADHWLGVEPLNGRDLLSRILYGGRTSLFIATAATVLTMLVGTVLGLVAGYFGGWTDQVISRVMDFLMAFPQLIFMIAILSAVPGANRIAMLIAVLSIFGWPKIGRVVRSQVLSLRQREFVEAAVASGASRGQIVFREILPSLTGTIIVYTSLTFPIYIATEAGLSFLGVGVKPPQPSWGQMIYSAVPWYQTDPMFFALPGTFLTLTVLSAIVLDDHLQNFMSRRGGR
- a CDS encoding ABC transporter permease, which produces MLIFAARRLLGAALTLLGVLLFTHIIFFQLSADPAVIICGQTCTPERIESIREVLGLDRGFWVQFGTFVSGLFVGSTYGEGATAVHCAAPCLGYSFQSNQDVTTMIVERLPVTLTLGIGAGILWLSYGVLSGLISAYRKGTWVDHSFNAVALAGIALPNYFVALILQYVLVVKLQVLPFPTTVAFRDDPGLWFDSYLMPWVVLALMYAAMYTRITRANVLDTLSENYMRTARAKGLAPRTVLLRHALRPSLTPVLTLYGMDLAALLGGALITETVFGLNGVGKLARDAITDNDQPVIMGVTLLAAFIVIVANIVVDMLYAALDPRIRTRAS